Proteins from a single region of Strix aluco isolate bStrAlu1 chromosome 18, bStrAlu1.hap1, whole genome shotgun sequence:
- the RHOF gene encoding rho-related GTP-binding protein RhoF: MEAANGALPEGSAGGSRGGAAAPAGKKEVKVVIVGDGGCGKTSLLMVYAKGAFPEQYAPSVFEKYTTSVTVGKKEVTLNLYDTAGQEDYDRLRPLSYQNTNVVLICYDVMNPTSYDNVAAKWYPEVNHFCRGVPLVLIGCKTDLRKDKEQLRKLRASKQEPVTYNQGEAACQQINAEVYLECSAKCRENIEKVFKEATTIALNAMKKAKRQKKRTVCSVL; the protein is encoded by the exons atGGAGGCGGCCAACGGGGCCCTGCCCGAGGGCTCGGCGGGGGGTTcccgcggcggcgcggccgccccggcgggcAAGAAGGAGGTGAAGGTCGTGATCGTGGGCGACGGCGGCTGCGGGAAGACGTCGCTGCTGATGGTGTACGCCAAGGGCGCCTTCCCCGAG CAATACGCGCCGTCCGTCTTCGAGAAGTACACGACCAGCGTTACGGTGGGCAAAAAGGAGGTCACCCTAAATTTGTACGATACCGCAG GGCAGGAGGACTACGATCGGCTACGACCACTTTCTTACCAGAACACAAACGTCGTGTTAATTTGTTACGATGTCATGAACCCCACTAGCTATGATAACGTAGCAGCTAAG TGGTATCCTGAAGTGAATCACTTCTGCCGAGGTGTTCCACTCGTACTGATCGGCTGCAAGACAGATCTTCGGAAAGACAAAGAACAGTTGCGCAAGCTCAGGGCTTCTAAGCAAGAACCCGTTACTTACAACCAG GGTGAAGCAGCTTGTCAGCAGATTAACGCAGAAGTTTATCTGGAGTGCTCAGCAAAATGTCGTGAAAACATagaaaaggtttttaaagaaGCAACCACCATCGCACTGAATGCCATGAAAAAAGCCAAGCGCCAAAAGAAACGGACAGTGTGCTCAGTGTTATGA